Proteins encoded together in one Megalops cyprinoides isolate fMegCyp1 chromosome 20, fMegCyp1.pri, whole genome shotgun sequence window:
- the mrps14 gene encoding 28S ribosomal protein S14, mitochondrial — MASSMWNRVISSGFGILHSSFWLSNQALNRSKGVVEQVRGYYVDWRMLRDVKRRKMALEYADERLRINALRKNTILPKELQEMADKEIAALPRDSCPVRIRNRCVLTSRPRGVKRRWRISRIVFRHLADHNQMSGIQRAMW; from the exons ATGGCTTCCTCCATGTGGAATAGGGTTATTAGCTCGGGTTTTGGGATTCTACACTCTTCTTTTTGGTTGTCGAATCAG GCACTGAATAGATCTAAAGGTGTGGTGGAGCAGGTCAGAGGATATTATGTGGACTGGAGGATGTTGCGAGATGTTAAGAGAAGGAAAATGGCGCTTGAGTATGCAGACGAAAGGCTACGCATCAACGCTCTGAGGAAGAACACCATCCTTCCAAAAGAGTTGCAG GAGATGGCTGATAAAGAGATCGCAGCTCTGCCACGGGACAGCTGCCCAGTGCGCATCCGCAACAGATGCGTGTTGACGTCACGACCGCGGGGGGTTAAACGCAGGTGGCGCATCAGTCGCATCGTGTTCCGTCACCTGGCTGACCACAACCAGATGTCCGGGATCCAGCGTGCCATGTGGTGA